A part of Tachysurus vachellii isolate PV-2020 chromosome 4, HZAU_Pvac_v1, whole genome shotgun sequence genomic DNA contains:
- the LOC132844027 gene encoding ADP/ATP translocase 2-like isoform X2, giving the protein MSESSVSFAKDFLAVCVAAAVSETVVAPLERVKLLLQVQHASKQIVAAKHYKGFIDCIIRIPKEQGVLSYWRGNLANVIRYIPTQALNFTFKDKYKKLFLDGVDQSTQFWRYFAGNLASGGAAGATSLCFVYPLDFARTRLAADIGKARAQREFTGLGDCFGKILKADGPRGFYSGFNVSVQGIIIYRAAYFGIYDTIKSTLPDPQNTHFVITWMIAQSVTTLAGIISYPFDTVRRRMMMQSGLKGDVIYTGTVDCWKKIARDEGIQAFYKGTLSNILRGMGGALVLVFYDEIKKII; this is encoded by the exons ATGAGCGAGTCCTCAGTCTCCTTCGCCAAGGACTTCCTGGCTGTTTGCGTCGCTGCTGCGGTATCAGAGACCGTCGTGGCTCCACTCGAGAGAGTCAAGCTGCTCCTTCAG GTACAACATGCCAGCAAGCAAATCGTGGCAGCGAAGCACTACAAGGGCTTTATCGACTGCATCATTCGCATCCCCAAAGAGCAAGGCGTCCTCTCATACTGGAGAGGCAACCTGGCCAACGTGATCCGATACATTCCAACACAGGCTCTCAACTTCACCTTCAAAGACAAGTACAAGAAGTTATTCCTGGATGGTGTGGACCAGAGCACACAGTTTTGGCGCTACTTTGCTGGTAACCTGGCATCAGGTGGTGCCGCTGGGGCCACATCTCTATGTTTTGTCTACCCACTAGACTTTGCTCGCACTCGTCTAGCAGCAGATATCGGCAAGGCGAGAGCACAGAGGGAATTCACTGGACTGGGTGActgttttgggaaaatactcaaAGCCGATGGACCAAGAGGTTTTTACAGTGGCTTCAATGTGTCTGTGCAGGGCATCATCATCTACAGAGCTGCTTACTTTGGCATCTATGACACCATCAAGA GTACATTGCCAGATCCACAGAATACTCACTTTGTGATTACCTGGATGATCGCACAGAGCGTGACTACACTTGCTGGAATCATCTCCTACCCATTTGATACGGTGCGCCGCAGAATGATGATGCAGTCGGGACTTAAAGGGG ACGTCATCTACACTGGCACAGTGGATTGCTGGAAGAAGATTGCTCGTGATGAAGGCATCCAGGCTTTCTACAAGGGAACTTTGTCAAATATACTCAGGGGCATGGGAGGTGCCCTGGTGCTAGTGTTTTATGACgagataaagaaaataatttaa
- the LOC132844027 gene encoding ADP/ATP translocase 2-like isoform X1, whose translation MSESSVSFAKDFLAVCVAAAVSETVVAPLERVKLLLQVQHASKQIVAAKHYKGFIDCIIRIPKEQGVLSYWRGNLANVIRYIPTQALNFTFKDKYKKLFLDGVDQSTQFWRYFAGNLASGGAAGATSLCFVYPLDFARTRLAADIGKARAQREFTGLGDCFGKILKADGPRGFYSGFNVSVQGIIIYRAAYFGIYDTIKSTLPDPQNTHFVITWMIAQSVTTLAGIISYPFDTVRRRMMMQSGLKGADVIYTGTVDCWKKIARDEGIQAFYKGTLSNILRGMGGALVLVFYDEIKKII comes from the exons ATGAGCGAGTCCTCAGTCTCCTTCGCCAAGGACTTCCTGGCTGTTTGCGTCGCTGCTGCGGTATCAGAGACCGTCGTGGCTCCACTCGAGAGAGTCAAGCTGCTCCTTCAG GTACAACATGCCAGCAAGCAAATCGTGGCAGCGAAGCACTACAAGGGCTTTATCGACTGCATCATTCGCATCCCCAAAGAGCAAGGCGTCCTCTCATACTGGAGAGGCAACCTGGCCAACGTGATCCGATACATTCCAACACAGGCTCTCAACTTCACCTTCAAAGACAAGTACAAGAAGTTATTCCTGGATGGTGTGGACCAGAGCACACAGTTTTGGCGCTACTTTGCTGGTAACCTGGCATCAGGTGGTGCCGCTGGGGCCACATCTCTATGTTTTGTCTACCCACTAGACTTTGCTCGCACTCGTCTAGCAGCAGATATCGGCAAGGCGAGAGCACAGAGGGAATTCACTGGACTGGGTGActgttttgggaaaatactcaaAGCCGATGGACCAAGAGGTTTTTACAGTGGCTTCAATGTGTCTGTGCAGGGCATCATCATCTACAGAGCTGCTTACTTTGGCATCTATGACACCATCAAGA GTACATTGCCAGATCCACAGAATACTCACTTTGTGATTACCTGGATGATCGCACAGAGCGTGACTACACTTGCTGGAATCATCTCCTACCCATTTGATACGGTGCGCCGCAGAATGATGATGCAGTCGGGACTTAAAGGGG CAGACGTCATCTACACTGGCACAGTGGATTGCTGGAAGAAGATTGCTCGTGATGAAGGCATCCAGGCTTTCTACAAGGGAACTTTGTCAAATATACTCAGGGGCATGGGAGGTGCCCTGGTGCTAGTGTTTTATGACgagataaagaaaataatttaa